The DNA region CCAAAaagtcaatttaaaaaaattcaccaTACCCGACCAGAAAGAGAAACAACCAACCACCACCCTGTGGAGGTTTGTGCGCTTGAATCATGTTCCCAATCTGGCTCAAATCAGTCACATCTGAACAATCATAGGTCATGCCCAAGCGTTTCCCCATTAAGAGGGCACTCCTCGCTCTAGTCATAACACCATAAGGCTCCGAATACTCTGATGGCAAAATCATCAACTGATTCCCCTCAAGTGCCTCCAAAGATTGGAGGGGGAGGATATCTCACTTGGTGAGTTAAGAGAAATGAATGGATTGCATGGTGAAGGGCTAGGGTTCAAATCATGGCAACTACCATTTGACCCTAAAAAAAAATGTGCCTCCAAAGAACTAGAGCCTTCAGGTACACCACAACCATTGGATAATCCACTCTGAACCTTCTTCTTTCCACTCTTCTCAACTAACCTAGGCTAGGCCTAGGGACATTTGCTCCACGACCACGAGGTATATGtcaaaaaaataacttttactTCTTTTATACTTTTAATATTCTAAAAATTTCCATGTTCATTATAGTTAATTGAAAAATATTctttaatcaaaataaatattcaataataaactataataatttaagTACATGATTTTTAATCATTTATATGTCATCCTGTAAAATCAAAAGCATAACTATcttctattttttaaaaatataattaatttcttattttttaaattttatactaATTTCTTACTTAATATAcagtattaaaaaattaattattgcaTATTTTACTAGTATCATTCTTTTTGGAAAAGCCCAATTTGTTAACATCATTTGATCCATTGAACATTGTGCTTTTAGATGATAACTACAAAGAAACTCACGGAGAATTGCTAATTTGCCTTTGCCTCGTAGATGCCACCGCCACCCACGTCGACCCACTTTATTACTATATATATCACACGAATCACCCTTCAACATCCTCACCACTCATAGACTCATCATCATTCATCgttaagaaaaaacacaatgGAAACCCCAATAACCCTCACAGGGTTGCTCCGCAGCGCCGCCGAACGATTCCCCTCCCGACGAGCCCTCTCCGTCGCCGGAAAGTTAGACCTCACCCACTCCGACCTCGACAAACTCGTCGAACTCGCCGCCGCTCGGTTGGTCTCCGCCGGGATCAACCCCGGTGACGTCGTCGCTCTCACCTTCCCCAACACCGTCGAGGTTCGCCCCCAATCCCTCAAAAATTAGgtcattttcataatttttatttattgatttatttcttttttctttttttgcagTTTGTTATAATGTTTTTAGCCGTTATCCGAGCGCGAGCCACGGCGGCACCATTAAACGCGGCTTACACATCGGAAGAGTTCGAGTTTTATTTATCCGACTCCGAATCGAAGATTCTGTTAACGCCGGTAGAAGGAAACAAACCTGCTGAAGCCGCAGCTTCCAAGCTCAACATTCCTCTCGGCTCGGCTTCGCTTACCCAAGCcgaaggtgaagaaaaagtcaAGTTAACCGTCTCTCTGAACCGCACCGAGTCAGAACCCGACTCTGTCAACTCGGTCGCCGGACTCAGTAACGAGCCGTCGGACATAGCGCTATTCCTCCACACCTCCGGCACCACGAGCCGCCCCAAGGGAGTCCCGCTGAGTCAGCACAACCTGGCTTCCTCAGTACGCAACATTCAGTCCGTGTACCGACTCACTGAGTCCGACTCGACGGTGATCGTTCTCCCGCTGTTCCACGTCCACGGCCTAATCGCCGGGTTGCTGAGTTCACTCGGCGTCGGCGCGGCGGTGACGCTCCCGGCGGCGGGGAGATTCTCGGCGTCGACGTTCTGGAAGGACATGGTGAAGTATAACGCCACATGGTACACCGCGGTTCCTACGGTACACCAGATCATACTGGATCGCCACCTGAATAACCCGGAACCGGTTTACCCGAAGCTCCGGTTTATTCGAAGCTGCAGCGCGTCGCTCGCACCGGTGATCATGGGTCGGTTAGAGGAGGCGTTCGATGCTCCGGTTTTGGAGGCGTATGCGATGACGGAGGCGTCTCATCTCATGTGTTCGAACCCGTTGCCGCAGGATGGGCCCCACAAGCCCGGGTCGGTGGGGAAGCCCGTGGGTCAGGAGATGGCGATATTGAATGAAACGGGTCGGGTCATGGAGGCTGAGGCTAATGGAGAGGTTTGTATTAGGGGGCCTAATGTGACGAAAGGGTATAAGAATAACCCGGATGCTAATACGGCGGCGTTTTTGTTTGGTTGGTTTCATACGGGTGATATTGGGTTCTTTGATTCTGATGGGTACTTGCATCTCGTGGGTCGGATCAAGGAGCTCATAAATAGAGGAGGTATTTTTCTTATCTATATTATATGGTTTTTATTCATTTATTATAGGGAAAATCTATTGATACCATTCTCATGCCATGCCACCCCGTATAACGCTTTAAAACACTGGATGAAAAATAATATGAATCCATACTTGctttatgtatattttttataatgcaACTTAAAATATGGTTTGCATTTTTATCTTACTGCAATTTAAAGTGTGATATAAATAGAAATGAAATGAATAAGTGTGATTGAATAGGTGTCCGGATGAGACTGATTTTGTCTAACTAtgcaagtctttattttttatttataaatgttTGAAAGAGGAATTTCTATGCAACCCACGAGATGCAAGCTAGTTGTTAAATGTTTTTGTTGAAGACCTGTCATCGACTTTTGCTATTGTACTTGCCTAtgtgttttattttatattctttGAAAGAAGCCTATGTGTTTTATTATTTCTTCTCATCTAGATTGTTTAATTGTTTAATTGTTTAATTGTTCTTCAAGAAAGTTCTTAATTAACATTTGCATGATTCACAGATAGatcataataaaaaattgatctgtaataaaaaaaatacttaattaGTAGTTTGAAACTGTCGTGATCCGGACGTCATATATTGTTAGCTGATTATTATGGACGGTGTGATAATGATGTTAATTGGGCTTTAATTTGGTAAGCACGTTGAGATGAAATGAAACGTAGAAATATGAAAcatttgaattttatttgcaCTTATTTAGTatcacccaaaaaaaaaaaaaaaggagaaaatctTAATTTTCCCTAATATGCACTACTACTTTAATCGGTtatagcaggtcaacacattattttttttaaaaaaaaaagtattattaaaaatttgttatatattaaatttatttaaaataatatgttGACAtgttatagcaggttaaaaaaagtggtgcatattagggttCACCAATTTTcgttatttaaaatattttctatttatcTCTGTTATTTATTTGTCGTGATCTTATCATGATTTTTAGGAGAGAAAATATCCCCAATAGAAGTGGATGCTGTCCTCCTATCCCATCCAGAGATAGCCCAGGCAGTTGCTTTCGGAGTGCCAGATGAGAAGTATGGCGAAGAGGTATGTCgttttctcatttatttttgGTTCTTGCACTTTCCATATCTTCTCTATCTTTTCCCTTCACACTGAAAGAAACAATAATTGAGCAACAGATTTTTCACACCACTTCTATATTGTTGTATATAGATAATTACAGATATTTTATAGGCGTTGCTCTTCTACCATTTCAAAATGTGAGGGTTTAGAAtcctttaatttattatttaacgTATAAATAACTAAATTGTAAGTTATAAAAGTTTATTATAGAATAAGTCATGGCAAATTTAGTCTGAAGAGAAACCCCTTCACTTTTAAATAAATACCAGAGaaattatctatttttatttatcacACAATACATAGCTAAGTTGTATTCACCGAATCATTCATCAGAACATAACTGCATCTGGATCTCAAATGGACCTATCATATTTTGAAAGGTCATATGACCCAAGAATAAACATTGGACTTACTTGGTTTCATATGCATATTTTTATTGGATGTGAGATGACACTCCTATCTTTTGCATTGGTTTGTAATCCCTGATCGGTCATGAGTGTGGTCCTACCATACCATTGAGGTAACATCTACCTAAAAGCCAAATGGAACCGAATATTCATATGGTATGGGAGTTTTTCTAATTTTATCCCTCAAAAGTCATACATACTCTGATAATGTACCCACATAAAAAAACTATTCTGCTTGAGAATATTCCATTTTTTTATCTGAACATCTTTTGGCAAATGGAATTAGGCTTTCAATATTGTGTCAAATAAATTAACTTAATTTCCACCAGAAGGGAACAACTATTCATGACCCTAATCTGAAAATTATTTCGTGTGGCCCAAGTGAATGTTGAAACCAAAATCATGttgatataaataaattttctaatttttattcCACCATGATTTTCGTTTCACAATAGGTTTTCACCGTATATCCAAACACGAACTTATTTCTTCAAATGGTTTAGCTATATTAAATTTTGGTTGTTAAGGAAAACTACTTGTTTGCTAGAAGCAACTTATACTCAAATATGTGACACTGGTATGACATAATATTATGAAATTCTCCCCTAAAATTTCAAGAGGTTGTTTAACTTATATTCTGAGGTATTTAATCTTATCCAAGATGAGTCCATAGTGTTAAGACAAGTAGCTTCAGAATTATACCCACCTTTTACTTGATTTGCATTGGTTCACCTAAAATGGTTCAAAAAGATTCATAATTAGTTCAAACTTACCAAGAATCATTAAGTGGGCATCTTTTTATATCTGTACTGCAAGAGGTAATAAAGACAATGAAAGTATGAAACATAAATTGTTGGAAAACATCAATTATCCACATACTAGTTCGTTGTAACTGTGTTGGTCATATGTTTTTTTATCTTTACAACAGATACATTGCGCAATCATCCCAAGAGAAGGATCAAACATTGATGAGGCAGAGGTTTTAAGATTTAGCAAGAAGAATCTTGCATCTTTCAAGGTCCCCAAAAAGGTCTTCATTACCGATTCTTTGCCCAA from Lotus japonicus ecotype B-129 chromosome 2, LjGifu_v1.2 includes:
- the LOC130738260 gene encoding oxalate--CoA ligase → METPITLTGLLRSAAERFPSRRALSVAGKLDLTHSDLDKLVELAAARLVSAGINPGDVVALTFPNTVEFVIMFLAVIRARATAAPLNAAYTSEEFEFYLSDSESKILLTPVEGNKPAEAAASKLNIPLGSASLTQAEGEEKVKLTVSLNRTESEPDSVNSVAGLSNEPSDIALFLHTSGTTSRPKGVPLSQHNLASSVRNIQSVYRLTESDSTVIVLPLFHVHGLIAGLLSSLGVGAAVTLPAAGRFSASTFWKDMVKYNATWYTAVPTVHQIILDRHLNNPEPVYPKLRFIRSCSASLAPVIMGRLEEAFDAPVLEAYAMTEASHLMCSNPLPQDGPHKPGSVGKPVGQEMAILNETGRVMEAEANGEVCIRGPNVTKGYKNNPDANTAAFLFGWFHTGDIGFFDSDGYLHLVGRIKELINRGGEKISPIEVDAVLLSHPEIAQAVAFGVPDEKYGEEIHCAIIPREGSNIDEAEVLRFSKKNLASFKVPKKVFITDSLPKTATGKILRRLVAEHYVSQI